The Reichenbachiella carrageenanivorans region AGAAACTGTGTCTACACTATCGATCCCTTCTGCTCCGCAGAACCGCGCCTGAGCGAAAGGCAAATCTCTCGAAACACATAAAACTTTAGTATTGTCTAGTCCAGCAGCTTTCTCATTGAACGTACGCACAGATGCCGCACAGATGCCTGTATCTATACTTGGGAAGATATTCAAAATCACTCTTGAGCCTTTGAAATCAGCCAATGACACATGTGACAAGTCATTTTTGATCAAATCGAAATCTGGCGCTTGAGTGCCGTTAGCAGGCAAGTTGCCCACTGTATTTATAGGAGTACCTTTTAATGTGATAGAAGCCATTGTTCGTTAATTTTAGGATTTAAAAAAGTAAATATAAGTAGAGCAAAAAAGAGAACAGTCGTACATCTAGAAAAAGAATAAAGGACGCCCTACCTCCTGCCTAGTACCCAGGCTCCTATCTCCTTTCGTAGGTGTTTTCGTTTACTTTGTGCTTTCTACTTTGGCATCGG contains the following coding sequences:
- the tpx gene encoding thiol peroxidase gives rise to the protein MASITLKGTPINTVGNLPANGTQAPDFDLIKNDLSHVSLADFKGSRVILNIFPSIDTGICAASVRTFNEKAAGLDNTKVLCVSRDLPFAQARFCGAEGIDSVDTVSDFATGGFGQAYGVAIADGPMAHLHSRAIVILDENHQVIYSEQVPEIVQDPDFDKALAALS